A window of Heterodontus francisci isolate sHetFra1 chromosome 2, sHetFra1.hap1, whole genome shotgun sequence genomic DNA:
AAATAGatgcccttgagcactgccaaattcttttttttaatttgctatcctttgtttcctctgtcttcctgactcatccattaactttcggccttccattttcatttctgattttgtcccaactgggtATAccatcaggtccccatccccctgccaaactaatttaaacctcctaacagcactagcaaaacattgtgcaaggaactcagtccttactctgttcaggtgcaacccgtccggcctgtacaggtcccatctcccccagagccggtcccaatgtccccggaatctaaagccctccctcctgcaccatctttccagccacacattcatctgtcttatccttttattcctgtactcacttgtgcgtgacactgggagtaatccggagatgactactttgggtcttgcttgctaatttcttacctagctccctaaattctgactgcaagaccacatccctctttctacctatgtccttggttccgatgtggaccacaacttctggATGCTGTGCAgcccctcagtgacatccttgaccctggcaccagggaggcaacacaccatcctagattcacatctgcggccacagaaacgtctgtctcttcccctgactgttgaatcacctatcactattttccaggcttttccagtcttctttgtacctccctgtgcagctgagccaccgatagtgccatggacctggctctgtctgcactccacaGGTGAagtatcactttcctcagtattcagaactgaatacctgttggacagtgagatgcactcgggagtctcctgcaccacctgcctgattctttttgattgcctggtggtcacccattccctctctccctgcatactcttaagctgtggagtGACTGCATCtacaaacgtgctatccacgtagctctcagtctcatgaatgcaccgcagtgtcgccagctgcctcttaagttccaaaacccggagcttaaGCTGCCGTAATTGaccacacttcctgcacaaatggttcttcaGGATACgcaaagcatcctggagctcccacatagcacaggagatgCATTCTTGAGGTTGAAGCGCCCCTGCCATCCCTTTTATTTATTTGAAcgttgtgggcaagagatgcagggggaatgtgaggaagaacttttttactcagtgagtgataatgacctagaactctctgcctacgagagtggtggaagcgaaaacaatcaatgatttcaaaagtgatgatttaggtgtgaatataggaggtatgatcaataagttcgcagatgacaagaaaattgttggtgtcgtaaatagtgaggaggaaagccttagattacaggatgatatagatgggctggtaagatgggcagagcagtggcaaatggaatttaatcctgagaagtgtgaggtgatgcattttgggaggactaacaaggcaaaggaatatacaatggatggtcggaccctaggaagtacagagggtcagaggaaccttggtgtacttgtccataaatcactgaaggcacaggtagatgagatggttaggaaggcatatgggatacttgcctttattagccgaggcacagaatataagagcagggaggttatgctggagctgtataaaacactagttaggccacagctggagtactgtgtacagttctggttgtcgCATTATcggaagtatgtgattgcactggagagggtgcagaggagattcaccaggatgttgcctgggctggagcatttcagctatgaaaagagactggataggctagggttgttttccttagagctgagaaggctgaggggggggggacctgattgttgTATACAAAAATTATGAagggcagagatagggtagataggaagaaactttttaccttagcagaggggtcaataaccaggggacatagatttaaggtaaggggcaggaagtttagaggggatttgaggaaatgttttttcacccagagggtggttggcatctgaaatacactgtctgaaggggtggtaaaggcaggaaccctgacaacatttaataagtatttagatgagcacttgaaatgccatagcatacaagcctacgggccaagtgctggaaaataggattagaatagataggtgcttgatggctggcacggccacgatgggctgaagggcctttttctgtgctgtagcaCTCTGTGACTCCATTGCACTTGAAGTGAATCGACTAGGAGGGCTACAGGTATTGAGCAGGGGATAGGGACACACTGGAGTGCTTGACAGAGAGCAGACATGAacttgctgggctgaatggcctcctcttgtgttGTAATAATGAATTGTCAGAGTacagcactcttccaattctggcttcttgcttaTCCCCTATTTCAATTGTTCCAAcagtggtggccttgccttcagccacttgggccccaagctctggaattccctccttgaacctctccacctctctctcctttatcATTCCTTAAAAATTATCTCTTTGATGAATCTTTTGATCGCCCGTCCAAATAtctttctgtggctcagtgtcaaattatgcctgataatgctcctctgaagcaccttgggatgtttttactacgtagctctatataaatgcaagttgttattttctCCAGATGGATCTTGTATTGTTCGTATTCTGAGGGATTATTGTTTAATTAAGGTACTGAAATCCTCTTACATGACTTCATTGAACTGTGATTTAGCCAATGTGATTTATTTCTAAATCCATCATTGGTTCTATTTCTCTAGTTTTTCATGCTGCCCTTGTAACAGTTAACATCAGCTTGACTAAGATTTTACCACTCTTGCATCTGGGCAAGAATGTATGTGATCAAGCCTTGCTTCCGGAGTTGAGCAGATAACCCAAGCTGACACTTCATAGCTACACAACGTTACCAGAGGTACAGTCcttaggatgagatgttaaaccgagtttGTTCAGGTGAAGTACCCTACTGCACTTTTTGATGAAGGCTGGGAAGTTCTGCTGATGCCTCAATAAACACCACCAAAAAACAAATCATTCAGTGCACAGCAGCTCGTGGGAATTGATGATCCAGAACGGCTGTCTGAGGTGAGTTCTCTCTTGTGTCTTGGTCGATATTTATCTCTCGACCAATATCATTAAAAGAAACAAAAACAGATGACCCGGTCATTTATCACagtattgctgtttgtggcagcttgctgtgtgcagattggctgtgcatttcctgcattacagcagtggcagcacttccaaaatacttcattggctgatgtcctgagatcatgaaaggtgctatataaatccaagtctctcTTCCTACATAACAAAAGTTGTTACTCTCCAAAAGCAGTGGATTATGTTAAGTACCCTTACATGTTTGACTGATGTGATATTTATTCTTTAAACAGAATAAAAAGAGCTTGTTATTTTTAGTACATTTCACGTCCTCAGGATGCACCAAAGCTTTACAGCAACTGAGAACCTttcgagtaaaagcaaaatactgcagatgctggaaatctgaaataaaaacaaaaagtgcaggaaatactcagcaggtctggcagcatctgtggagagagaagcaaagtcagcGAGAACCTTTTGAGTTTGATCTCTGTTCTAATATTGGCTCATACAGCTGCCAATTTGCAAAGAACACTGCAATGAATAAACAGATGATCtcttttttagtggtgttggttgagagataaatgttggctagtTCACCCCTGCTGGTCTTTGTTGTGATGCCCAGCAGGCAactgagcctcagtttaacatctgatctgaaagaaggcacctgcAATGGTGCAACCCTCCCTGAGTactacactggaatgtcagcctagattaggtgcACAGATCgcgagagtggggcttgaacccctgACCTCTGACACAGAGAAGAAAGTgcaccactgagccacggctggcattTGGGAATAAAAGAAATATAAGAAATTTGTTATCTTCCTCTCACAGGAACTCGTGAATCTGTTGTTGACTGGCAAGGCTGTCTCCAATGATGTCGTGGAGCTGGATTCTGGCAATGGCAACATCACAATCCTCAAAGGAGTTTCAGGACGCAGTGACATAGGACTGCTGTCACTGTTTGAGCACTATAGTATCTGCAAGGTTTGTGCCCTCAGATCCCACTGCTCAGCACTTTTTATTGCATCTAATTGGATTGCTCTCGTTGTATCAGCACTAGAGTATCTATAAGATATATGCCCTCAGCCCACTGGTTTTGGTGCACCAGATGGTGGAAAGTATAGCCAAGTAGAGAGGCTTTAGTAAGGGTCAACGGTGTCGCCACCCATGAGTTAGGTTTCAGTCAAAGCCAGGATGTCAATGCAAGTAATACACAAGAAGGTCATGGGCAGCCTTGAGTGAACAAACATCCTGGAAGGAAATGTGGAAAGAGCTAGTGTTGGTCTGCTGGCAGAGTTAAAAGAGGCAGTGATGGGTGAGGTGAGCAGGAAAGATTGGGAAGGTTATCTAGAAATAGGTATGCTAGGTGAGCAGGTTGATAGAGGATGGTAGAGTTGGGATTGCTGTTTGTAAGCAGacaatagagtcatagtcatttatggcacagaaggaggccagtcggccaatctagtccatgccggctctctatggAGCTATTTTGTCATTCCCACACCccggcttgatccctgtagccctgcaagtctatttctctcatccaacctcctcttgcaatcattgattgtctctgctttcaccacccttgtgggcagcgagttccagggcaCTACCACCAGCTGCGTAAAAAGGTGCTTCCTTATATTCTCctccatcttttgcccaaaaccttcatactgtgtcccttagttcttataccattagttcatgggaacagtttttccttgtctaacttatctaagcctgtcataatcttgcacacttctattaaatcttccctcaatctcctttgttctaaggagaacaaacccaacttttccagctaaccttgtaactaaaatcctccatccctggaaccattctggtaaatctcctctgcaccctctcaacgacCCTTACATCCTGATGTGTGGTGACCAAAATTGGCCAcagtattccagttggggcctaaccagagctttataaaagtccaGCATAACATCCCGGCTTTTGTACCCAATGCCAGCTATGCCCACACCCTGTGAatgattaaattaattaaaatatatACATACGCAGATATATAAGTAATATTTTGGAGGTGGCAACAAGCAGGCTTTTGCATGGACTAGGTGAGAGAGGCAGCAAGGGGCACAGCCTAGGGCCTGGTATGTGGAAGAGGTATTGAGATGAAGTGGGACAGCAGGCAGCAACACCCTAGACTGGGAAAATCTCAGTAAACTGGGTGAAAGCAAGAGGAGAGCAACACCACGTTTCAGTGACTGTGAATTGTGCCAGAACCACTGTGATCATTGAAGGACGTTACCTGGAAGTGCAGTGTAGCTGGTTGAGGGAGATGTGGACTTGTAACAGTTAGCAGCTGCAGAGGGAATCCAGCAACTTCTCGCTGTGGCGCTGAGAGCAAATCCACTCTACTTGACAGAGTGCAATCTGTGTCTGTTCCCTACATCTGTAAACAAGGGTCTGTGACACAATCACACCACCAGTCTGTCTGCTGCACCTTTTAGTTCTGTAAAGTGGAAGGAAGAAGAATTCTAACCTCATTTAGGGGGAGCAGCACCACCTGGATGGAGCCGTGAGCTTATCCAATGAGTGACTGACTCTCCACACCAGCATCGCATCAAAGCGCAGCTTCTCAACATTGAAGCCAAGTTTTATGTAGTAGGTTGCTTCCTGTTCCTTCAGCAAATCAATTGCCATCATTGTACAGTGTTGTTGTCATTTCACCTTTCAGCAGTTCCTCTGTCAACGCCATTGTCCTAAGTCTCCCACTTACTGCAGTAAAGGCGACAAATCTTTTGAGAATTAGTGGAAACCAACAGTTTTATTTTATCAGTAAGTTTCAGATTGGCCAGTCAGGTGGATAAGCAGGGGAGGGGTAGCAATGGGAGTGTGATTTAATACCGGCTGCTTTTTGaatgtcactcctctctctctcattagcAGTTCCGTGAGCTTTGCTCACTTTTCTCTCTGTCCTTAGCCATGTCCTTTTCTTCCCATTATCTCTTAATTAGTGGGTGCCTGAATCCTAAAATGATGCAGCATGGAAAGCCATTCTGCCCATTATGCAACTATTGGTTAAGACCATAAGCGGGCTCAGTTGTGATGTTTTAATGAAAGAATCTTTTTCATAGTCTGGGTTCACTTGCCACTTTGGCGAGGTACAGTAGGGTTGCTAGCATCAATGGAACCATACTTCCATCAAGAAGTCAATGCCTTCAGAAAAGGAGGGGAAAATCAGAACAGGAAGGCAGGGAATGCAATAGTCGGAGCAATTTGAAGATATTGTTCCTGAAATGCTTTGAACACAATCAGTAGAAtgcaaatagaagcaggagtaggtcattagcctgctccaccattcaattaaatcacacCTGATCTGCACTGTTCCTCAACCAAATTTACTTGTCTTTGCTCCATTTTCCCCTGATACCCTTATCTGAGAGAAATCTATCAATCTTCAGTtgaccccagcatccacagcctttggggCAGAGAACTTCAGATTTCCAGTACCCTTTGTGTCCAAGTACTTTGTAATTttcctcctgaatggcctagctctaattttaagattatgtccagtTGTTTGTGATTcctctaccagaggaaatagtttctctgtatctactctattgaatcctttttaacattttaagcacctctatcagCTCAACCCTCAACCTTCCATACACAAATATCCTTCAGATTTTAGTCCCATTTAGAATAATCCTGGTTACAGTCAATAGATAAATTGTTATGCAGGTCAGTACCCTTGTTCTTGGGTTAAAAGAAGTTTCATTTATTTGGAGAATATTGCTTATTGAAATCTGAAAACTCCGAAAAGGCAGAGCCTCATCTCTGGGAAAACCAGGAATTGATGGATATAGGATTTGCCAACTAAtgaggggtgctcaagaggccaaaattggaagaAAGCAGAGATCTTCGAGGCTTATAATCATAGAATTTTTCAGcataaaggaggccatttggcccatcaggtttgcactgcttctttcatagtagagctggaggaggttctaGAGGTTGGGAgaggcaaggctatggagggatttgaaagtgaggatgagtattttaaaatcaaggtgttgctagaTTGGCAGCCAATGTACATtaacgagcacaggagtgatgggactAATGTTTTGGTTGTTAATGTGTGAAACTTTTGGTAGCCAGGGAGAGAAACTTGGAGGGGTATTGAAAAGTTAGAAGGGAGAAGATGATGCCTGAAGATCTCTTCAAGGTGTAATTTTCATTGTACACTGTTCATGTAGTTGTTAACCCGTCTTAAACTGACACTGTTGAATCACAACAGAACTTTGAAACCAACATATCAATCAGTGCACTATTGGAGGAAACTAAACTCCCTGGGGGTCAGTATGTTGAATTTAATCATCACGCTATAGAGAAGTGACTTGAAAAGAAAATAAAGCTCCTTTATTTATAAAGTTCCTTTCACGTCTCAaaacgctttacagtcaatgaagtacttttacttCTAAGTGTAATCACTAatgcaatgtggaaaatgtgagagaTTTTAATGCTGAGGAATGGTtatgatgtaggaaacatggcaatcaatttgcatacagcaaggtcccacaaatagcagtttAGTATGGATCAGATAATTTATTTTATTGATCttaagttgagggataaatattggccaggtcatttAACTATCTTTACTCAAATTATATTTATCTCTGAAAAAATGGATCTTTCTCTTTTCCAGGTGGAATCCTTCCTGAAAACTCCCAAGTTTCCTGTCTGGGTGGTGTGCAGTGAGAGCCACTTCAGCGTCTTGTTCTGCTTGAAGAAGGAGTTGATGAGTGACTGGAAATTTGAGAGAAGGTTTGATCTGTATTACTATGATGGCCTGGCTAATCAACAAGATGAAATTCAACTCTCAAATCGGTGGGTAACCTATGAAATGACAATTTTAAAGTATTCCTGTTAGTGAGGGACTAGtgattggggaggtggtggtggggggggggggggtgtgggggtgcagattcactagaatgatactagCGCTAATATAATTACATTatgatttgggcggcacagtggcgcagtggctcgcaccgcagcctcacagctccagcgacccttgttcaattctgggtactgcctgtgtggagttcgcaagttctccctgtgtctgcgtgggtttcctctgggtgctccggtttcttcccacatgccaaagacttgctggttgataggttaattggctattataaattgcctctagtataggtaggtggtagtgaaatatagggacaggtggggatgtggtagggatatggaattagtgtaggattagtataaatgggtggttgatggtcggcacagactcggtgggccgaagggcctgtttcagtgctgtgtctctaaactaaactaaaaaaaaatcatGAAAGGCCTTTTCCTGAGTAAAGGGTTTATGTGTGAGTTCACAGTCATCTGCCACAGCGGTGGCTTCTCTCACCCTGTGAATTCTGTGTACTTCTTTGTGAGTTCTTGTACAACTTTGGATGttgtttttaaactcttccagcaacattACTTCTCTCCAATTTTTATATGAGGGTTCTTAGCTTGAGAGATtgtatccagcgatcaaaagccatatgtttgattCTTTAGAATTCAATGAAAGTTTGTGTGTGTCTTTTCCCAGTGTGTcagaatttctgtctatatgcttctgatactagctcatatgcatttagaattgcagttttagtttgttcatattttttttttgtttatttagagatacagcactgaaacaggcccttcggcccaccgagtctgtgccgaccatcaaccacccatttatactaatcctacactaatcccatattctctaccacatccccaccattctcctaccacttacctacactaggggcaatttacaatggccaatttacctatcaacctgcaagtcttttggaggtggaaggaaaccggagcacccagcggaaacccacgcagacacagggagaacttgcaaactccgcacaggcagtacccagaactgaacccgggttgctggagctgtaaggctgcggtgctaaccactgcaccgcccatttTTTATATTCAGAGGAATTTTCTTTtgataacagggaaaaagcttcacgAGCCCTATCCACGAACACGCCTTGTAAGTGGAGAATCCAGaatt
This region includes:
- the LOC137351868 gene encoding probable ubiquitin carboxyl-terminal hydrolase MINDY-4, whose amino-acid sequence is MYFNSKMHEYINLLLLLTHVKKKLLSCIATCGTSPSSYIRFYYRKLNLAWLEKYGSKRQMQSAPYSGHCQSIHQKATDQELVNLLLTGKAVSNDVVELDSGNGNITILKGVSGRSDIGLLSLFEHYSICKVESFLKTPKFPVWVVCSESHFSVLFCLKKELMSDWKFERRFDLYYYDGLANQQDEIQLSNRYGRSREN